AAGATTCGTCTCGTTGAGTATTGCCCTTCTGAGGTTCGCTTTCTTGAGGTTTGCCCCTTCGAGTATCGCCCCTTTGAGATTCGTATTTTCGAAATTGACTGTAATGTTGTCTGGAAATTTACTTCCTTGAAGTTTAGCGAATGGTAATTTCGCACTGCTCAGATCAAGTTTATATTTTTTCTTATATTTGAGCTCCTTCATGCGGTATGCAAAGAGGTTCATGACCGCTTGAATATCTTTTTGTATTTCGTCCCCGTCTTCTTTTATTTCCTCTTCCTCTTCTTGTTCATCTTGAAATTCATCTGTCGTGTTATCCTCGCCGGATGCACGAACAAATGCGGCAAGCGTGTCAAGGACGGCTATTTTATCGCTTTCGCTAGTTGAGTCGACTGCGATGCGCCAGAGGCTGTAGATTCCGCCGATACGGATGGTTTCTTTTTCGCTGCCGAGTTGTTCCGTAGCTTTGATGAAGCGGTCGGTGATGAGGCCTTGTTCGGCAATTCGGGTTTGTTCGTTTGCGGTACGAGCTTGACTGTCGTGACTCATCGCTCGAGAGTATGCGAAGCTCAATCCCAAGAATCCTGCTGCAGCCAAACATATTTTTTGAAGGAGTTCTGCATTGGGGATATCCGCCGAACCTGTCTCTGTCTTGCGAAGGAATTTTGATAATACGGTCCATGTTTCTACGAACTGCTGTATTATGTAGTTACGTACAGTTATCTCATATGCTGGAAAAGCGAAGTATAGGGCCATATACAATGCTATTGCTATCGCAAGTATCACATATGGACGGGTTATCTTTTTTACAAATGGCATGACCATGGGGAGACTCGTTAATCTTTCTGCTTGCTTGATTCTTCAAATAATCCGTTTCATCACCCCACAATACACCCCGCCCAATGATCCTCGGAAATGATCCGGATGGGGGCGCCTTGTTCTTTCCATTGGATAGCAGCTTCAATTTTTCGGCCGTAGCTGGCGTGTATCCAATCACGGCTGGCGAGGGTGCCGATGACCATATAATGTGTGTCTTTGCGAATGTTGGACAACACATTGCCGCCGAGTTCGACAATGGCTTGGGTGCAGTCTTTGCGGGTGCCGTAGGCGAATTTGCCGGTGAGGACGAAGAGGCGACCGGTAAAGGTGATCGGTGGTTGCGGGCTATCGAAGGGCAGGGAGGTGGCTGCCTGGACGGTACAGGCTTCGGGAACGTGGCCGGTGCATTGTTTCAGGAGGTCGAGCAGTTCGGCGTGTTCTTCCTCGTCGATGTGGCCGTCACGGAGAAATTCGTAGATTCGGGCATAGATGATATTGCCCGGCCAATGTTGGGCGAGGGCTTGGTTGCTTTCCAGCCAGTTCAACAGGAATCGGGCCTCGGCGTCGTTGACCACGTCATCGGCGATGATTCCTCGGCACAGCCCGAGCAGCTCGTCGACGCCGCGATCCTGGAGACGTTTGGCGTTGAAAGCGCGATTGAGGGGTTGGCCGTGCGCGTCGAGTCTGTTGTTTCTTTCCATGGCTGTTGTCCTCGTTATGCTTCTTGTTATACGGGTCTTGGCCGGTGATGAGCCACTCCACAAAGTCGTCCTGGGAAATGGGGAATTCATCGACCTGGACGAGTGCGGTGTGTTGCTCGTTCGGCGTCAGCTTGGCGACTTCCAGGTAGCCGCGAAACCGGGCTGTTTGCACGCGAACGACAAACTCGCCTTTTTCCATCTCCGCCGTATGTGAAACGTAATTTTGTCCAAATGAGGCGATGTATTCTTTGATCGCGGCTCGTTCCGGTTCTTTCGGCCATTTCTTTGGCCCATTTGTCGCTGGAATGGCAGGGCTGGACTTGCGGACTTTAAAGGCGGTCGTGATGTGCTGGAGGGCTTCGGCCCATGGTTTATAAGC
This DNA window, taken from Desulfovibrio inopinatus DSM 10711, encodes the following:
- a CDS encoding pentapeptide repeat-containing protein, whose product is MVMPFVKKITRPYVILAIAIALYMALYFAFPAYEITVRNYIIQQFVETWTVLSKFLRKTETGSADIPNAELLQKICLAAAGFLGLSFAYSRAMSHDSQARTANEQTRIAEQGLITDRFIKATEQLGSEKETIRIGGIYSLWRIAVDSTSESDKIAVLDTLAAFVRASGEDNTTDEFQDEQEEEEEIKEDGDEIQKDIQAVMNLFAYRMKELKYKKKYKLDLSSAKLPFAKLQGSKFPDNITVNFENTNLKGAILEGANLKKANLRRAILNETNLLCTNLREADLWLARLSSAKLGGTNLRKANLERAMLCDTDLSKADLRGTNLKKAILYRADLRGRKLKEADLQGAELDHAILDDVDFSKVKTLQSANFTRVNKDGTPYPEELLEFVQSKGATIVEEGKEKTLLRLMTCSP